A window from Roseomonas marmotae encodes these proteins:
- a CDS encoding IS3 family transposase (programmed frameshift), which yields MAKKQHKPEEIVAKLRQVEVLVAQGKTVAEGARVIGVTEATYYRWRSEYGGLKLDQVKRLKQLEQENGRLRKAVADLTLEKLVLKEAAFGKLLSAARRRAAVGHVRAALGVSERFACRVLGQHRSTQRQAPGLPDDEAALTAAITGLARQYGRYGYRRITALLRVEGWCCNHKRVERIWRREGLRVPGRQPKRGRLWLNDGSCIRLRPERPQHVWAYDFVEDRTRDGRKLRMLNVVDEFTRECLAIRVARKLNSFDVIDVLTDLFIARGTPAHVRSDNGPELVAKAVQSWIHGVGAKTAFIDPGSPWENGYVESFNGKLRDELLNGEVFNSLAEARVLIEQWRVHYNTARPHSSLGYRPPAPEVIMPGEAGPMSHPGSSGSSTPPLPMIH from the exons ATGGCGAAGAAGCAGCACAAGCCGGAAGAGATCGTGGCCAAGCTGCGCCAGGTCGAGGTTCTGGTGGCGCAGGGCAAGACGGTGGCCGAGGGTGCCCGGGTGATCGGGGTCACGGAGGCGACGTACTACCGCTGGCGGTCGGAGTATGGGGGCCTGAAGCTGGACCAGGTGAAGCGCCTGAAGCAGCTGGAGCAGGAGAACGGCCGCCTGCGCAAGGCCGTGGCGGATCTGACGCTGGAGAAGCTGGTGCTGAAGGAAGCCGCCT TCGGGAAACTTCTGAGCGCCGCGCGTCGTCGGGCGGCGGTGGGGCATGTCAGGGCGGCGTTGGGCGTCTCGGAGCGCTTCGCCTGCCGCGTGCTGGGCCAGCATCGCTCGACGCAGCGGCAGGCGCCAGGTCTGCCGGACGACGAGGCGGCGCTGACGGCGGCGATCACTGGCCTGGCCCGGCAGTACGGCCGCTACGGCTACCGGCGGATCACGGCGCTGCTGCGGGTGGAGGGCTGGTGCTGCAACCACAAGCGGGTGGAGCGCATCTGGCGCCGTGAGGGACTGAGGGTGCCGGGCCGGCAGCCCAAACGCGGACGGCTCTGGCTGAACGACGGCTCCTGCATTCGGCTGCGCCCCGAGCGTCCGCAGCATGTCTGGGCCTACGACTTCGTGGAGGACCGGACGCGCGACGGGCGCAAGCTCCGTATGCTGAACGTGGTGGACGAGTTTACCCGCGAATGCCTGGCGATCCGGGTGGCGCGCAAGCTGAACTCCTTCGACGTCATCGACGTGCTGACGGACCTGTTCATCGCCCGCGGCACGCCCGCGCATGTTCGGTCGGACAACGGCCCTGAGCTCGTGGCCAAGGCCGTGCAGAGCTGGATACACGGCGTGGGCGCGAAGACCGCCTTCATCGATCCCGGCAGCCCCTGGGAGAACGGCTACGTGGAGAGTTTCAACGGCAAGCTGCGCGATGAGCTGCTCAACGGCGAGGTGTTCAACTCGCTGGCCGAAGCCAGGGTGCTGATCGAGCAGTGGCGGGTGCACTACAACACCGCTCGCCCTCATTCCTCGCTCGGCTACAGACCACCCGCCCCGGAGGTGATCATGCCAGGAGAAGCCGGGCCCATGTCCCATCCCGGTTCCAGCGGTTCATCGACCCCGCCACTGCCCATGATCCACTAA
- a CDS encoding IS5 family transposase → MWTKEHRARQAGFERRRYPTDLTDQEWRVIRPLLPPSSTRGRRPGVDLREVLNAIRYLARAGCGWRMLPVHFGPWQTIYWWFRRLARRFLFATLHNIALMLDRERVGREASPSAGVLDSQTVKSPQALGGGGFDAAKRLKGRKRHIAVDTDGRLLMVNLTTADVQDASGAEQIVKAIRKRWPWLKHLFADGAYDRGKLMSAAAFHDFVIEVVRKLTDQQGFQVLPRRWVVERTFGWMTRWRRLVRDYERRCDVSEAMIHVSMGALLVRRIAHP, encoded by the coding sequence ATGTGGACCAAGGAACATCGCGCACGGCAGGCTGGCTTTGAGCGGCGCCGCTACCCGACCGATCTGACGGATCAGGAATGGCGGGTTATTCGGCCTCTGCTGCCGCCCAGCAGCACCCGCGGCAGGCGGCCAGGCGTTGACCTGCGCGAGGTGCTGAACGCGATCCGCTACCTGGCACGGGCCGGGTGTGGCTGGCGCATGCTGCCGGTCCATTTCGGACCATGGCAGACGATCTATTGGTGGTTCCGGCGGCTCGCACGACGGTTCCTGTTCGCCACTCTGCACAACATCGCGCTGATGCTGGATCGTGAGCGGGTGGGGCGCGAGGCCAGCCCTTCCGCCGGGGTTCTGGACAGCCAGACGGTCAAGTCGCCCCAAGCACTGGGCGGCGGCGGCTTTGATGCCGCCAAGCGCCTCAAGGGCCGCAAGCGCCACATTGCGGTCGACACTGATGGCCGCCTGCTGATGGTCAACCTAACGACGGCCGACGTGCAGGATGCTTCCGGGGCGGAGCAGATCGTCAAGGCGATCCGCAAGCGCTGGCCCTGGTTGAAGCACCTCTTTGCCGACGGCGCCTATGACCGCGGCAAGCTGATGAGCGCTGCCGCCTTCCATGACTTCGTCATCGAGGTGGTGCGCAAGCTGACGGACCAGCAAGGCTTCCAGGTGCTGCCACGCCGCTGGGTGGTGGAGAGAACCTTTGGCTGGATGACCCGCTGGCGCCGCCTGGTCCGCGACTATGAACGCCGCTGCGACGTCTCCGAAGCCATGATCCACGTCAGCATGGGCGCGCTCCTCGTCCGGCGCATCGCTCACCCATGA
- a CDS encoding CsbD family protein yields MMPLHQDAEHDNDHIAGAAKEAMGKITGDTKTRVEVAAEKTAGKVQSNAGDVKDTLRGTTKK; encoded by the coding sequence ATGATGCCTCTCCATCAGGACGCCGAACATGACAACGATCACATTGCTGGCGCCGCCAAGGAAGCCATGGGCAAGATCACCGGTGACACCAAGACGCGGGTTGAAGTTGCGGCCGAGAAGACGGCGGGCAAGGTTCAAAGCAACGCCGGTGATGTGAAAGACACTCTGCGCGGCACCACGAAAAAATAG
- a CDS encoding DUF1643 domain-containing protein, with protein sequence MNPSVACTDYSDPTVQKTGRISRLGNAGGQVIVNTASYRSTDPQGLLSVDDLIDPENQATIARVASEPRVSKRIIREQDEPAPLRHIIML encoded by the coding sequence ATGAATCCATCCGTCGCTTGCACTGATTACAGTGATCCGACCGTGCAGAAGACTGGCCGCATCTCTCGTTTAGGGAATGCTGGCGGGCAGGTCATTGTGAATACAGCGTCGTACCGCAGTACAGACCCCCAGGGCTTGCTGTCCGTCGATGATCTCATTGATCCAGAAAACCAAGCGACCATCGCTCGCGTTGCGAGCGAACCTAGAGTTTCGAAGCGGATTATTAGAGAGCAGGACGAGCCCGCCCCTTTACGCCATATCATTATGCTATGA
- a CDS encoding amidohydrolase family protein: MDLLITDTVVLTCDDERRVIEHGAIAVQGNRIMAVGNTADLERDYPGLERFSARGLAVLPGFINAHTHTALTVLRGTVEDWDGNAVYGYMSPVSYEMSAEERAIMVQLGCLEAIRSGCATLVDPWRHLTSYVPAMAATGLRLWVSENCADINTLKIRAGDYSEDRAFGQVFLDRTIEGIEAYHGMNNDRVRCQIAAHAPDNCTPWMLDQLMQLSRKHGLTRTVHLAQSLDELDAVKAAYGLTPAEYLDREGFLGPDLVGAHWSYCTPSDVELLASRGTQMVHCPANSSRRGPHVAPVGLIRDAGINVAIGTDNMTEDMFHALKIGLILHRGGRGLEKEGGVNPQPQALLDGITRNAARSVGAEAEIGTIEVGKKADLTFLDLNMPSMRPIIRLVSNIVHYGHPGIVHSVMTDGTFLMRDRKVLALDESSLLQEAQAVTERVWKRMMAKNPDIAAPPGGLQWIDA; the protein is encoded by the coding sequence ATGGATCTTCTCATTACCGACACTGTCGTCCTGACTTGCGACGATGAACGGCGTGTCATTGAACATGGAGCCATTGCGGTTCAGGGCAACCGCATCATGGCGGTGGGGAACACGGCTGACCTCGAGCGGGATTACCCTGGGCTGGAGCGCTTCTCCGCGCGTGGCCTGGCTGTACTGCCCGGATTCATCAACGCTCACACCCACACGGCGCTGACGGTGCTGCGTGGCACGGTGGAGGATTGGGACGGCAATGCAGTCTATGGCTACATGTCACCGGTCTCCTACGAGATGTCGGCCGAGGAGCGCGCCATCATGGTGCAGCTCGGTTGCCTGGAGGCGATCCGCAGCGGTTGCGCAACGCTGGTGGATCCCTGGCGGCATCTGACCTCCTATGTGCCAGCGATGGCGGCGACGGGCCTGCGGCTCTGGGTGTCCGAGAACTGCGCGGATATCAACACGCTGAAGATCCGGGCCGGTGACTATTCGGAGGATCGCGCCTTTGGACAGGTCTTCCTGGATCGGACGATCGAGGGGATCGAGGCCTATCACGGCATGAACAATGACCGTGTGCGCTGCCAGATCGCGGCCCATGCGCCGGATAACTGCACGCCCTGGATGCTCGACCAGCTCATGCAGCTGTCTCGTAAACATGGCCTGACCCGCACGGTCCATCTTGCCCAGAGCCTAGATGAGCTTGACGCGGTGAAGGCAGCCTATGGCCTGACTCCGGCCGAGTATCTGGATCGGGAAGGGTTCCTGGGGCCGGATCTGGTGGGTGCGCATTGGAGCTACTGCACGCCCTCGGATGTTGAACTCCTGGCCTCCCGCGGCACGCAGATGGTGCACTGCCCCGCCAATTCTTCCCGTCGTGGTCCGCATGTGGCGCCTGTGGGGCTGATCCGTGATGCCGGTATCAATGTCGCGATCGGCACGGATAATATGACGGAGGATATGTTCCACGCCCTGAAAATCGGTCTGATTCTGCATCGCGGTGGGCGCGGGCTGGAAAAGGAAGGCGGCGTGAATCCGCAGCCGCAGGCGCTGCTGGACGGCATCACCCGCAACGCCGCCCGCTCCGTGGGCGCGGAGGCCGAGATCGGCACGATCGAAGTCGGCAAGAAGGCAGATTTGACTTTCCTGGATCTGAACATGCCTTCCATGCGGCCCATCATCCGGCTGGTGTCCAACATCGTCCATTACGGCCATCCGGGCATCGTGCATTCAGTGATGACTGACGGCACCTTCCTGATGCGGGATCGCAAGGTCTTAGCGCTGGATGAGTCCTCGCTTTTGCAAGAGGCTCAGGCTGTCACGGAGCGCGTGTGGAAGCGCATGATGGCGAAGAACCCCGACATCGCGGCGCCGCCGGGCGGGCTGCAGTGGATCGACGCGTGA
- a CDS encoding recombinase family protein: protein MARKTPLKRLGGGDGVPGFIAYYRVSTDKQGASGLGLEAQQEAVERHVRAAGGRILDVFREVESGKKNDRPEIAAAIAACRSRRATLVIAKLDRLARNVAFVSNLMEAGIEFVACDNPHASRLTIHILAAVAEHEREMISARTKAALQAAKARGVRLGNPHLRAGDGGAVSQATQIRIAKAAQHARDVLPAILAAQKAGCANPSQIAEALTARGIRTPAGGDVWHPVQVSRILKRTSP from the coding sequence ATGGCTCGCAAAACCCCGCTGAAGCGGCTGGGGGGCGGGGACGGCGTTCCGGGGTTCATCGCCTATTACCGCGTCTCGACCGACAAGCAGGGCGCCAGCGGCCTCGGATTAGAGGCCCAGCAGGAGGCGGTTGAGCGCCATGTGCGCGCCGCCGGGGGCCGCATCCTGGACGTGTTCCGGGAGGTGGAGAGCGGCAAGAAGAATGACCGCCCCGAGATCGCAGCGGCCATCGCTGCCTGCCGGTCGCGCCGCGCCACGCTGGTGATCGCCAAGCTGGACCGGCTGGCCCGCAACGTCGCCTTTGTCTCCAACCTGATGGAGGCCGGCATCGAGTTCGTCGCCTGCGACAACCCGCATGCCAGCCGCCTGACCATCCATATCCTGGCGGCCGTGGCCGAGCATGAGCGCGAGATGATCTCGGCGCGCACCAAGGCGGCCTTGCAGGCGGCCAAGGCGCGCGGCGTGCGCCTCGGCAACCCGCATCTCCGTGCCGGCGACGGCGGTGCCGTCAGCCAGGCCACCCAGATCCGCATCGCCAAGGCCGCGCAGCACGCCCGCGATGTGCTGCCCGCCATCCTGGCGGCGCAGAAGGCCGGCTGCGCCAACCCCTCGCAGATTGCCGAGGCGCTGACCGCGCGCGGCATCCGCACCCCTGCCGGCGGTGACGTTTGGCACCCCGTGCAGGTGTCCCGCATCCTGAAGAGGACTTCCCCCTGA
- the tnpC gene encoding IS66 family transposase encodes MSTAKLFADDTTLPVLDPGRGRTKTGWLWCYAVDDRPWCGPGAPMAAYVYTEDRKGARPAGHLAAFKGMLQVDGYARFKRLAGDRADGSVRLAFCWAHMRRSFYEFHASTQSPLAAEVLAQIQALYAVESQIRGHSAEHRHRARQERSRPIVEALQAWLQAQQERVSAASDLAKAIRYALRHWPGLTAFLDDGQIEMDTNVVERAIRPVALGRKNALFAGSDGGARHWAIAMTLIQTAKMNGVDPMAWLIDVLERIVSGQTKATELDMLLPWQWKRSSPATASAIAA; translated from the coding sequence TTGTCCACGGCCAAGCTGTTCGCCGACGACACGACGCTGCCGGTGCTCGACCCGGGCCGTGGCCGGACCAAGACCGGGTGGCTCTGGTGCTACGCGGTCGATGACCGGCCATGGTGCGGCCCAGGCGCTCCGATGGCAGCCTATGTCTATACCGAGGACCGCAAGGGCGCCCGCCCCGCCGGGCATCTGGCGGCGTTCAAGGGCATGCTCCAGGTCGATGGCTATGCCCGGTTCAAACGGCTGGCGGGCGACCGCGCCGATGGTTCGGTCCGCCTGGCGTTCTGCTGGGCGCACATGCGGCGGTCCTTCTACGAATTCCACGCCTCCACCCAGTCACCGCTCGCAGCCGAGGTGCTGGCCCAGATCCAGGCACTCTATGCGGTCGAAAGCCAGATCCGTGGCCATTCCGCCGAACACCGACACCGAGCGCGGCAGGAGAGAAGTCGGCCGATCGTCGAGGCCCTGCAGGCTTGGCTGCAGGCACAGCAGGAGCGCGTCTCCGCCGCCTCCGACCTCGCCAAGGCCATCCGCTACGCCTTGCGGCACTGGCCGGGCCTGACGGCGTTCCTCGACGATGGCCAGATTGAGATGGACACAAACGTGGTCGAGCGCGCCATTCGCCCCGTCGCCCTCGGGCGCAAAAATGCGCTGTTCGCCGGAAGCGATGGGGGTGCCCGCCACTGGGCGATTGCGATGACGCTCATTCAGACGGCCAAGATGAACGGTGTCGACCCGATGGCCTGGCTCATCGATGTGCTGGAACGCATCGTCTCCGGGCAGACCAAGGCTACCGAACTGGACATGCTGCTGCCGTGGCAGTGGAAGCGCAGCAGCCCTGCTACGGCATCCGCTATCGCGGCATAG
- a CDS encoding amidohydrolase family protein, giving the protein MAANLRRKKEVLGWATQGGYRALEVPDGGTLEAGKRADLIMIRTDRPHLVPLMRVASSFVHQDQGADVQSVMFDGEWIMRNSLVLAMDEATIVAEADCIARRAWARLFTERPDLPVLPASRCAYKARAGEGDRIGLRACSSRLSKSFRAPLEGVWGFHSA; this is encoded by the coding sequence ATGGCCGCCAACCTGCGCCGGAAGAAAGAGGTGCTGGGTTGGGCCACGCAGGGCGGCTACCGTGCCCTGGAGGTTCCAGATGGCGGCACGCTGGAGGCCGGTAAGCGCGCGGACCTCATCATGATCCGTACCGACCGGCCGCATCTCGTGCCTCTCATGCGCGTTGCTTCCAGTTTTGTGCATCAGGACCAGGGCGCGGACGTGCAATCCGTGATGTTCGATGGCGAGTGGATCATGCGGAACAGCCTGGTGCTGGCCATGGATGAAGCGACTATCGTCGCGGAAGCGGATTGCATTGCACGCCGCGCCTGGGCACGCCTTTTCACGGAGCGGCCGGATCTGCCTGTCCTGCCGGCTTCGCGCTGCGCCTATAAGGCGAGGGCAGGCGAGGGAGACAGGATCGGTTTGAGGGCCTGCTCCAGCAGGCTCAGCAAAAGTTTCCGCGCTCCGCTCGAAGGGGTCTGGGGATTCCATAGTGCATAG
- a CDS encoding Bug family tripartite tricarboxylate transporter substrate binding protein codes for MITRRTAFTALAGATVLLPADIRAQDNYPARSVTILVGFAPGGGTDIIARLLAPSLQAEFGQAVAVENRAGASGTLAAAAVARSRPDGYTLLMGTVSTQAVVAPLMRNPPYDQDSDFTPIALAGTVPLVAVVPANAPYQDLKGLIEFARQNPGKLNYASSGIATQQHLAAEMLCQAAGVQMTHVPYRGTGPVLNDLMAGTLDLAIDTLPTHLPHLRSGGTRALAVTTAQRVHTLPDVPTVAESGFPGYEITVWYMLLGPAGLQPQVTQRCVQAINKALQDTTNRTRLEEAGFMPGGGSAADAADLVRREAARYGALVQRAGIRVD; via the coding sequence ATGATCACACGCCGCACCGCCTTCACAGCTCTCGCTGGCGCCACTGTTCTGCTTCCGGCTGACATTCGAGCGCAGGATAATTATCCTGCGCGCAGCGTGACCATTCTGGTTGGCTTTGCTCCGGGCGGTGGTACGGACATCATCGCGCGACTGCTTGCGCCGTCGCTGCAGGCCGAATTCGGCCAAGCCGTTGCAGTAGAGAACCGCGCGGGCGCCAGCGGAACCTTAGCCGCTGCGGCGGTCGCCCGCTCTCGACCCGATGGCTATACGTTGCTGATGGGAACTGTGTCGACGCAAGCCGTCGTGGCGCCTCTCATGCGGAATCCGCCATACGATCAGGATAGCGATTTCACGCCGATCGCCCTTGCTGGCACGGTGCCGCTGGTGGCCGTTGTACCCGCCAACGCGCCCTACCAGGATCTGAAAGGTCTAATCGAATTTGCCCGCCAGAATCCAGGCAAATTGAACTATGCGTCTTCAGGCATTGCGACGCAACAACACCTGGCAGCGGAGATGCTGTGCCAGGCCGCTGGCGTCCAGATGACGCATGTGCCCTATCGTGGCACCGGCCCTGTCCTGAACGACCTGATGGCCGGGACGCTGGATCTGGCCATCGACACCTTGCCGACGCATCTGCCTCATCTGCGCAGCGGCGGCACGCGCGCGTTGGCCGTCACTACGGCTCAGCGGGTGCATACTCTGCCGGACGTTCCGACCGTGGCAGAAAGCGGCTTTCCTGGATATGAGATTACTGTCTGGTACATGCTCCTTGGTCCAGCCGGTCTGCAGCCGCAGGTGACGCAGCGTTGCGTCCAGGCCATCAACAAGGCGCTTCAGGACACTACTAACAGGACCCGGTTGGAAGAAGCCGGCTTTATGCCCGGCGGCGGAAGTGCTGCGGATGCGGCCGATCTCGTGCGGCGGGAGGCGGCCCGCTATGGCGCTCTGGTGCAACGCGCCGGCATTCGTGTTGACTGA
- a CDS encoding ABC transporter substrate-binding protein: protein MPPFKRALASAILTCGLLAAPANAADVTIAVGGAFTSLDPHYHNLIPNSSLTQHIFDRLVNPDANLRPEPALAHSWVAVEPNAWEFRLREDARFHDGTPFTADDVAFTLARVPEVKNGPGGYALYTRPVREVVVVNPHTVRLVTHSPAPLIPAFMAALPMVGRRNGEGASTSDYNSGKAAVGTGPYRLISYTPGDRAVFTRNDQYWGGKPHWERVTVRLIANDATRLAALKAGDVDLIDQVSTRDSAELSKDARAGVFVMPGVRNIYLHLDMFRNDTPFVTDLQGNRLPQNPLLDLRVRRALSMAINRQGIVAQVMDGQASPSGQFLPNGTMGSDPSLAPDAYDPVGARRLLAEAGYPQGFAVTLHGPNDRYVNDARVLQAVAQMWTRIGVRTQVEAQPSNVYFTRSARDEFSIGLLGWGTGTGEADSPLTSLVATRDPSRGRGASNRSGYSSPQLDGLLDQALATLDPAAREETYRQATRVAINDLAIVPLHHQINIWAARRGLTYDARNDERTMAMSLRPAQ from the coding sequence ATGCCCCCTTTCAAAAGAGCCCTGGCCTCTGCCATCCTGACTTGCGGATTGCTGGCTGCTCCGGCCAACGCCGCCGATGTGACCATCGCCGTGGGTGGTGCGTTCACCTCGCTGGACCCGCACTACCACAATCTAATTCCAAACAGCTCGCTCACGCAGCACATCTTTGATCGGCTTGTGAATCCGGATGCCAATTTGCGGCCGGAGCCCGCGCTGGCGCATTCCTGGGTCGCAGTGGAGCCGAATGCCTGGGAGTTCCGTCTCCGTGAGGATGCACGCTTCCACGACGGCACGCCTTTCACGGCGGATGACGTTGCTTTCACCCTCGCTCGTGTGCCGGAGGTCAAGAACGGCCCTGGTGGCTATGCGCTGTACACTCGCCCGGTGCGGGAGGTGGTGGTGGTGAACCCGCACACGGTGCGGCTTGTCACCCACTCCCCCGCGCCGCTGATTCCGGCCTTCATGGCGGCCCTGCCCATGGTGGGGCGGCGCAATGGCGAGGGTGCCTCCACCTCAGATTATAACAGTGGCAAGGCAGCGGTCGGCACCGGCCCATACCGGCTGATCTCCTACACGCCGGGGGACCGCGCGGTCTTCACGCGCAATGACCAGTATTGGGGCGGCAAGCCGCATTGGGAGCGTGTGACCGTCCGCCTGATCGCCAATGATGCCACGCGGCTGGCCGCTCTCAAGGCCGGGGATGTGGATCTGATCGATCAGGTTTCCACCCGTGATTCCGCTGAGCTCAGCAAGGACGCGCGGGCCGGTGTGTTCGTCATGCCCGGCGTCCGCAACATCTATTTGCACCTCGACATGTTCCGGAACGACACGCCCTTCGTGACGGATCTTCAGGGCAACCGCCTGCCGCAGAACCCTCTGCTCGATTTGCGGGTGCGGCGCGCGCTGTCCATGGCAATCAACCGGCAAGGTATCGTCGCCCAGGTGATGGACGGCCAGGCTTCGCCCTCCGGCCAGTTCCTGCCGAATGGCACGATGGGCAGCGACCCGTCATTGGCCCCGGATGCCTATGACCCGGTGGGCGCGCGGCGCCTGCTCGCCGAGGCAGGCTACCCCCAGGGTTTTGCCGTCACCTTGCACGGGCCGAATGATCGCTATGTGAACGATGCCAGGGTCCTCCAGGCTGTTGCTCAGATGTGGACGCGGATCGGTGTTCGGACCCAGGTCGAGGCGCAGCCTTCCAACGTCTATTTCACCCGCTCGGCACGCGACGAGTTCAGCATAGGTTTGCTGGGGTGGGGGACGGGCACGGGTGAGGCGGACAGCCCGCTGACCTCCCTTGTCGCGACACGTGATCCATCTCGGGGACGCGGTGCCTCCAACCGCTCTGGCTATAGCAGCCCCCAGCTCGATGGGCTGCTCGATCAGGCCTTGGCGACGCTGGACCCAGCGGCACGCGAGGAGACGTACCGGCAGGCGACGCGGGTGGCGATCAACGATCTCGCCATCGTGCCGCTGCACCACCAGATCAACATCTGGGCGGCGCGGCGAGGCCTGACCTATGATGCCCGCAATGACGAGCGGACCATGGCGATGTCGCTGCGGCCCGCGCAGTAA
- a CDS encoding excalibur calcium-binding domain-containing protein has translation MSGVAGAGAAARGAEGGHAGQQARQYCGEMRDCAEARFYLQQCGLRRLDGDGDGVPCERLCR, from the coding sequence ATCAGCGGCGTTGCCGGCGCAGGTGCAGCGGCGAGAGGTGCTGAAGGAGGCCATGCCGGTCAGCAAGCTCGTCAGTATTGCGGTGAGATGCGCGACTGTGCCGAGGCACGCTTTTATCTGCAGCAGTGCGGGCTGCGGCGACTGGACGGCGATGGGGACGGGGTGCCCTGCGAGCGGCTCTGCCGTTAA
- a CDS encoding LysR substrate-binding domain-containing protein, with protein sequence MKDLNDFCYFAAVVDHGGFSAAGRALGVQKSLLSRRVLALEERLGVRLLNRSSRRFSVTEVGRDFYDRCVAMLVEAEAAEQVAAQVQGEPRGVVRMSCPTGLLSFQFGALIARFMMLKPGVQILLESTNRRVDVISEGLDLAVRVRVPPLDSTDMVMRRLDESAQCLVAAPTLIREQLQSPADLHGLPSLDQMRPTREHTWRLHHADGKVATVPHAPRLVTDDMSVLRDAAMAGAGVVQLPTISISEDVETGRLVDVLPGWRPESGIVHAVFPSRRGLLPSVRALVDFLARECAIQRARAEKIVPPGLHPRS encoded by the coding sequence ATGAAGGATCTGAACGACTTCTGCTATTTCGCAGCCGTGGTGGACCATGGTGGCTTCTCGGCCGCCGGCCGCGCGCTCGGCGTCCAGAAGTCGTTGCTCAGCCGCCGTGTCCTGGCTCTCGAGGAGCGGCTAGGCGTTAGACTTCTCAACCGATCGTCCCGCCGCTTCTCGGTGACCGAGGTCGGGCGTGATTTTTACGATCGGTGCGTAGCAATGCTCGTCGAGGCGGAAGCTGCCGAGCAGGTCGCCGCGCAGGTCCAGGGAGAGCCGCGCGGCGTGGTGCGGATGAGCTGCCCCACCGGGTTGCTGTCGTTCCAGTTTGGCGCGCTGATCGCGCGCTTCATGATGCTCAAGCCCGGTGTCCAGATCCTTCTGGAGAGCACCAATCGCCGCGTCGACGTGATCTCCGAGGGCCTCGACCTAGCGGTTCGTGTGCGCGTTCCCCCGCTCGACTCGACCGACATGGTCATGCGACGGCTCGATGAGAGCGCTCAGTGCCTAGTTGCCGCTCCGACCTTGATCCGCGAGCAGCTGCAATCGCCGGCCGACCTTCATGGCTTGCCCAGTCTTGACCAGATGCGGCCGACCCGCGAGCACACGTGGAGACTCCATCATGCCGACGGCAAGGTGGCGACGGTGCCACATGCGCCGCGTCTGGTGACCGACGATATGTCGGTGCTCCGTGATGCAGCGATGGCGGGAGCGGGTGTGGTGCAGTTGCCGACGATATCCATCTCCGAGGACGTCGAGACTGGCCGGCTCGTCGACGTGTTACCGGGCTGGCGACCAGAATCAGGCATTGTTCACGCCGTTTTTCCATCGCGCCGCGGGCTCCTGCCATCAGTGCGGGCGTTGGTCGATTTCCTTGCTCGTGAATGTGCCATCCAGCGCGCGCGCGCTGAAAAGATTGTGCCGCCTGGGCTGCACCCTCGAAGCTAG
- a CDS encoding LysR family transcriptional regulator: MNLRALALFKEIYWSNSVTGGASRVGMSQPSASRMLRHLEDQLGYALFDRLDGRIQPTAEAKILIQDVDQIFLRVQQTSSVAKRLAHGGGERMAVVCVHTLAPIIMPRVMATLHQRYPSLELGLDTKGQAEQLYALSCRAADLGLATGFAPPTNVDSKVFGRSRFVAIMPASHELASREVVHLEDYARYPCILGSGHDPIGGLVMEQFTHAGIRPDVRVTLGSPLLCYEAVRNFGYLAIGGGLTTLTMYGNPDIVIRPIEPAFDFAVYALWNPQTPSSGARKLLLSLLEQALKPILSPSPALAL, translated from the coding sequence ATGAACCTTCGTGCACTTGCTCTCTTCAAAGAGATTTACTGGTCAAACAGCGTTACTGGAGGCGCGAGCCGGGTCGGGATGTCCCAACCTTCGGCGAGCCGAATGCTGCGTCACCTTGAAGATCAACTTGGGTACGCACTCTTCGATCGGCTGGATGGCCGGATCCAGCCGACAGCCGAAGCAAAAATCCTGATCCAGGACGTCGATCAGATTTTCCTTCGTGTCCAACAAACCAGTTCGGTGGCCAAGCGACTGGCCCATGGCGGCGGCGAACGCATGGCTGTTGTCTGTGTCCACACTCTGGCCCCGATAATTATGCCACGTGTCATGGCCACCCTCCACCAACGTTATCCCAGTTTAGAACTTGGCTTGGATACCAAAGGGCAAGCGGAGCAACTCTACGCCTTGTCCTGCCGCGCGGCGGATCTGGGCCTAGCAACCGGCTTTGCGCCGCCCACCAACGTCGATTCCAAAGTCTTTGGTCGGTCACGCTTCGTCGCGATCATGCCAGCTTCACACGAACTGGCCTCGCGTGAGGTCGTGCATCTCGAGGATTATGCCCGCTACCCTTGCATCCTCGGATCGGGGCACGACCCGATCGGCGGGCTGGTCATGGAGCAGTTCACCCACGCCGGAATCCGCCCCGATGTCCGGGTTACGCTGGGCTCTCCTCTGCTCTGCTACGAAGCCGTGCGGAATTTCGGCTACCTCGCCATCGGTGGAGGACTCACCACCTTGACGATGTATGGCAACCCAGACATCGTAATCCGCCCTATCGAACCCGCCTTCGATTTCGCGGTCTATGCACTATGGAATCCCCAGACCCCTTCGAGCGGAGCGCGGAAACTTTTGCTGAGCCTGCTGGAGCAGGCCCTCAAACCGATCCTGTCTCCCTCGCCTGCCCTCGCCTTATAG